In Candidatus Electrothrix scaldis, the genomic window CCCGTGTCGGCGAAGGTCCCTTTCCCTCTGAATTACCTGAAGGCGATGTGGTCGGGGATGGGCTGCAAAATAAGGGTGGTGAATTCGGTGCAACCACCGGACGTCGTCGCCGTTGCGGTTGGTTGGATATGGTGGTAGCTAATGATGCGGTTCGCCTGAACGGCCTGACCGGTTTGGCAATCACCAAGTTAGATGTCCTGTCCGGGCAACCTACCCTGAAGATCGGGACCCATTATGATGTGGAAGGCCAGCGCTACGATTGCATGCCTGCTAATATTCGTAAAACAGTCTTGGCGCAACCTGTCTATGATGAGATGCCTGGTTGGAATGAAGATATCTCCGCTGTTCGCGCCTATGAAGATCTGCCGCAGCAGGCCAGAGATTACGTGAAACGTATTGAAGATATGTCAGGTGTTGCCCCTGTTATCGTCTCGGTTGGTCCTGATCGGGAAGAGACCTTGCTGTTGCGCAACCCCTTTGAAAAATAATTGTTCGAGAAGGCAGCTCATTGTTTTTAAAAAGGCGTAGCCTTCTTTGTAGTCCTAAAAATATGATCTAACCAAGAGAGTGCCTGGCAGATGTCTATCTGTCAGGTTCTTTCTGTTCAGGAGAGTGGAGTATGGCTCGTATTACCGTTGAAGACTGCCTTGCCCAGGTTGGCGATGATAACCGCTTTGCCTTAGTACATCTTGCTGTTGAGCGGATTCGCCAGCATCGTAAAGGAGAGCCTTTTCTTGTTGCAGGTAAAAACAAAGAAGTGGTTATGACCCTGCGTGAGATTGCCAGCGGCGATGTAACATTTGAGAATATCAAGGAGCTTCCAGCCCAGCGCCGTGCCCAAGAGGCAGAGGAGCGGGGTGGAAAGGCCGAAAAAAAAGTTGAAGCCGAGCAGGAATAATTTTAGACAGTAGAGCCAGCTATGAGTAGAGATTATTATGAAATCCTGAATGTCTCTCGGGATGCTGACGGGGAAGTCATAAAAAAAGCCTATCGTAAGCTTGCTATGAAATATCATCCGGATCGCAACCCGGATGATAGAGAGGCAGAAGACCGTTTTAAAGAGGCTGCTGAAGCCTATGAAGTGCTCAGTGATGCCCAGAAACGGCAGGTTTACGACACCTACGGTCATGATGGTCTGAAAAATACCGGCTATTCCGGGCCGGGTAATGCCAGTGATATCTTTTCACACCTTAATGATATCTTCGGCGATCTTGGTGGCATGTTCGGGTTCGGCGGTCGGGGACGGCAGCGGGATCCCAATGGGCCTGTTCCAGGCAATGATCTTCGCTATGACCTGGAAATCGGCTTCATGGATGCTGTCCACGGAATAGAGAAAGAGGTCGAAATCACCAAGCCGGAGACCTGCTGGACCTGTGAGGGATCTGGGGCGCGGCCTGGGCATCAGCCCCAGACCTGTCCAACCTGCCAGGGCCGGGGCCAAGTGATTCGTTCCCAGGGTTTTTTTCAGGTGAGCAGCACCTGCCCGCAATGTCGGGGGGCTGGTCAGATCGTGGTGGAGCCCTGTGCTGATTGCAATGGCGAAGGGTTGGTCAATAAGAAGAAAAAGGTTATGCTCAAGATTCCGGCCGGTGTTGATACCGGGGCCAGGATGCGTTTGAGTGGAGAGGGAGAAGGTGGTCGCCGAGGCGGTCAGGCTGGAGACCTCTATGTTATCATCCACGTGCAGGAGCATGAGTATTTTCTTCGCGATGATCGGACAATCTATCTTCGCTATCCTGTTTCTATGGTCAAGGCAGCCTTGGGCTGTGAGGTGGATGTGCCTACGGTCAATGGGACGGCCAAGCTGAAGATTAAGGCCGGGACCCAGTCCGGTGAGCGCCTTACGCTTCGCGGTGAGGGCGTTGTCGGGCTGCGCGGTGGACGAGCCGGTGATATGATCGTTGAGGTACAGGTTCAAACACCGACGGATTTGAGCAAAAAACAGAAGGAATTACTCCGAGAATTTGACGAGCACTGCGATCAGGAGGAAGAGGGCTTTTTCTCCAGAATGCTGCACGGACATTTTAAAGGTAAGGAAAAGGATAAGGCCTGATTTTTAACTGTCCGAATATCCTGCTTTGAGATAGAATTATCGTGTCACAGACTTTGACTCATTTTGATGATGCCGGGAATGCCCGCATGGTGAACGTTGGCTCCAAGGAGGAGACAGAACGAATCGCAGTGGCAGAGGGGCGTATTTCCATGACTCCTACAGCCTATGCAATGGTTCGGGCTGGCACGATGAAAAAGGGTGATGTCATCGGTGTGGCGAGAATAGCCGGTATAATGGCGGCCAAAAAGGTCGATAGCCTGATCCCCCTTTGTCATCCCTTGGCCATTACCAGGGCGGATATAGCTTTTTCCTTTGATGATGAGGAGAATGCAGTCGGGATTGAGGCGACGGTCGGCATTGTTGGAAGAACGGGCGTGGAAATGGAAGCATTAACGGCTGTTTCTGTCGCGGCTCTGACGATCTATGATATGTGTAAGGCTGTAGATAAAGCCATGGGAATTTCTGATATTCGTCTGAAGAAAAAAAGCGGCGGCAAAAGCGGTGACTATAGCCGACAGGGGCAGTAATTGGAGGAGTGAGTCATGGAAAAAAAACAACTGCAGCAATTCAGAGAGCAACTTAAGGAAATGAAGGGAGAGATTATCACCGATGTTGAACAGACTCTCACTGACATGACCAGTCATAACGGCAATATCCCTGATCCAAATGATCGTGCGACCATTGAGTCGGATCGGGAATTTGAATTGCGCCTGCGGAGCAGGGAACGAAAATTACTTGATAAGATAGAAATGGCTATTGGCAGGATAGACAACGGGACCTACGGTATCTGCGCTGAGTGTGAGGAGCCCATTGGTATTAAACGTCTGCAGGCTCGGCCAGTTGCAACATACTGTATTGACTGCAAGCTTGATCAGGAACGTCGGGAAAAAAATTTGGGGAAATAAATGCCTGAATTACGTAAAGATCCTATTCTCGGACGCTGGATAATTATTGCCAGGGAACGCAGTAAACGGCCAACAGATTTTGCTGTTGATACGCCAGTAACTACTGGCGGCTTTTGTCCTCTTTGTCCTGAGAATGAAAAAACCACCCCCAGTGAGGTGTTGGTCTATGGACGAGATGCACAGCGCCCATCCAATACCTCGGGTTGGAAACTTCGGGTTGTACCGAATAAGTACCCTGCCTTGGTGATTGAGGGGGAGCTTGATAAGCAGGGGGAAGGTTTATATGATCGTATGAACGGTATTGGTGCGCATGAGGTTGTTATTGAAAGCCCCAATCATGCCGATCAGTTCGCCTTTCTTCCCCATGAGCAGATGATGCTCACTTTCAGGGCCTTTCAGGAGCGTATCCGCGACCTGTCGCATGATGAGCGTTTTGTTTATGTAATGGTGTTTAAGAACAACGGCAGAGCTGCCGGAGCCTCTCTTGAACATAGCCATTCTCAACTGGTCGCTCTACCCGTCATGCCGCGTATGTTGGCTGCCGAGCTTGAGGGCAGCAAATCCTATTATGCGTATAAGGATCGTTGCGTTTTCTGTGATATTATTCGCCAAGAGATTCAGCAGGATGTTCGGCTGGTTTGTGAGAACGAGCGCTTTGTGACCTTAGCTCCTTTTGCCCCTCGGACACCGTTTGAGATGTGGATCTTGCCAAAGAATCACAGCTCTTCCTATGTGAGCCAGGATGAGGCCTCATTAGCGGATTTGGCCCGCATTTTTTCTGAGACACTCAGAAGGTTGGATGCTTGTATTCCAGGGATTCCCTATAATTTTGTCCTCCATACCCAGCCTCTGCAATCAGGTCCACTTGAACACTATCATTGGCATTTTGAGATTGTTCCCAAATTGACCAATATTGCCGGATTTGAATGGGGAACGGGTTTTTATATCAACCCGATGCCTCCTGAGGATGCGTGTCGGTATTTACGTCAGGTCGAACTATAGGAATAGAGGAAGGATATCGTGGAGAAAAAAAAAGTACTGCTTGTTGATGACGAGGAAAGTATTCTTTTACTGTACAGCGAAGAAATAGAAGAAGAAGGCTTTGCTGTTGAAGTTGCTCATAACGGTGATCAGGCCTTGGAGCGCTTTAAGGCATCGCAGCCTGATTTGGTGATCCTTGACATCAATATGCCGGGGATGAACGGTATTGAGGTGCTTCGCCAGATGAAGGCTATCGACGCTGATTTGCCGATTATTTTGAGCTCCGCATATCCTGAATATAAGGAGGATTTTGGGGCTTGGGCCTCAGATGAATACATTGTCAAATCTGCTAACACCGATGAGCTGAAAGCCGCTGTACATAAGTATCTCGATTAATTCAAAGACGTCTTAAAGAGAGCGCCGGTGGTTGGCTCTCCTGTTTTGCGTTTTTTGCCCCTCATTTCGTCTGCTCAGCTTGCCTGCTGAGCAGTTTCTCTCTATCATGAAAGATATTCAGAATCTCCAAGATGATCGCCGAATTAATATTCGTAAGGTCGGTGTAAAAACAATTCCCTACCCCATAACTGTCCTGGACCGGCAAAAGAAGCTGCAACATACAGTAGCAACGGTGGATATGTATGTGAATCTGCCCCATCAGTTTAAGGGTACGCACATGAGCCGTTTTGTTGAGATTTTGAATAGGTTCCACGGGAAATTTGATTTGCAAAAATTTCATCTGATTCTTCAGGAGATGAAAGAGCAGCTTAATGCCGAGGCAGCCCACCTCGAAGTCCGATTTCCCTATTTTCTTGATTGCACGGCTGAAGGTGGCACAGGTATGGAACGTTATGAGTGTCGGATGCATGGATCCCTTCAGGAATGTGATGATCTGGTTATGGAGCTAAACGTCCCGATCACTCTGCCAGAGTCTCGTGGACGCTGGGGCTATGCTCAAGTTTCTGTTCGCTTTAATGAGTTTATCTGGCTGGAAGATTTAATCAGTAAGGTGCAGCAGGCTATTAAAGTAGGATCAGGGCAGGCGGCCTCTGTTGAGTCCTTGTGCGGTCAGCTCGGTGATACGCTTACAGCGACTTCAGAAATCAGTTGGTTTCGCGTTGAAGTGGAAAATTTAGCCACAGGTTGCTCTACCTTTGCCACAGTTGAATCGGCCTAACATCTTTTCATATATTTTTTTCTTGTTAAATGTACTTGCTTTTTAAAGGCTAGAGTTGACGAAACCCGGAATTTCGCATAATGTAAGATAAGAATTCTTGATCTTACATAACTCTTGCCCGAGACGATCATATGAGGACTCTTTTAAAAGCATGCTCATCCTGCTCCCGGTAGTTTGTTGGAGTTCTGCCGGGAGACTTCACCGTGCCGCCTTTTTGAATTAGTATTGAGTATAAATAGTTACCCTTAACCTGGGGTCGTTTACGAGCGATTGCTATGGTGGACCTATCTGGTTATTTTGAAGTAGATAACATGGTGACCGTACTGAAAACAATATGCCTCTTGTTAAACGATAATTTAGATATAAAGAGGGGAGTTAAATGATTTCACGCAGAGATTTTTTACGAATTTCAGGGATGGCAAGCGCAGCGGCCCTTATGAACTGGCAATTTCCAGGCTTCGTCAAAAGAGCACAGGCAAACGAGGCTGGTTATGACGCTATTATTATTGGTGCCGGGCTGGGAGGATTGTCCTGCGCCGCATTGATGGCTCGTTATGGGATGAGGCCTCTTGTGATTGACAAGAGAAACGTGCCAGGAGGATATGCGACATCGTTTCATCGTGGAGATGATGGTGAATTTACCTGTGAGGTTTCGCTGCATGGTTTGACAGGTAATCCCTTGGGCTTGGCCTTATTGGCTGATCTGTTTGGGAGTTCAGCGGAAAATATAAAGGAAGCAGTGCTTGCTCCGCACGCATACAGTTGGAGTTCCCTGTATTCTGATGGTTTTTCTCTCGATATACCGCAGCCTGAAGCGGGGTCTACTCCTGCGGAAATCTTAGGCAGTCTTGGTGGAATGCTTGTTTCGATGTTTCCTGATGAGGCCGAGGGAATCGCAGGATATATGCAGTGTTGGGGGCGATTACTTGAAGATATAGCAAAGTTTTACGGTCCTGGTGGAGGCCTGCCGAAGGATATTTCTGAGTTTCCTGAAATGTATCATACTTGGGCAAGCATGCTGTGGAAGAAAAAGAAAGAAAAGACCAAAACATTGACGGACCTTTTTAAAGAGTACAAAATCAAAAATCCGCAGTTACAGGCTATTCTCGGTCAGTCTTGGCCTTATTATGGGCTTCCACCGTCAGAAATGCCAGCTTGGCTTTGCCTGATGTATACAGGATTCTACCATGTCTATGGTAATTATTATATCAAAGGATCATCTCAGACTTTAAGTAATGCTTTAGCGCAGTCAATTATGTTGCCACGCGGAACATATGATGACGGCACTCCATACTCTGGGGGGGCATTGCTGCTGAATACTGAAGTAACCGAGATTCTTTTTGATGAGAGCTTAGGAAGGGCAGTTGGCGTAAAAACAAAGCAGGGAAAGGCATTTTATGCTAACGCTGTGGTAAGTAATTCGGCTGTTCCTCAGACGATGGGGCTCCTTCCTGAATCGGCGAAGAAATCTCCCGAGTGTAGTGATTATCTAGATATGGTATCTTCGTATAAGCCGAGTACCAGTCATGTCAATGTTTGGCTGGGATTGGATTTGTCCGAAGGTGATGATGGCTTTCTTGAGAGCTATGAAAAGCTCGGATCAAATACTTTGATCTACCCAGGGTACAAGCACGATCAAGCATATACTGCATCGATGAAATGCAATCCTGAAAAATCGGGTTTTGCTATTTTGGCTTATGATAAAGTTGGTACAGCTTCACCGAGCGGCTATGCCTCAATTACTCTTTCTATGCTTTCTGGTTATACACCGTGGGAAAAATTTGAGGCCGTCTATAAAAATATGCATGGTGGCAGTGAAACCGTTACTGGAAATGTGACAATAGATGACTATTATGCAGAGAAGAGCCGTATCGCTGAGAGCTTGATCGCATTGGCCGAGGAATCAGTCTTACCTGGTCTTTCTGGCAGAATAAAAATGCAAGAGATATCTTCACCATTGACCAATGTCCGCTACACCTATAATAATTGTGGTGCCATATATGGGTATGATCAAACAGAGGACAATTCAGGTTTAACTCGGCTTGGTAATCGAACACCTGTGCCCGGGCTTTACCTCGCAGGCGCTTGGAGCAATCCTGGTGGTGGTTTTGAGCTGGTAATACTCTCTGGAAAAGAAGCGTTTAAATGTATAGTTGAAGATTGGGTGAGTGCCGCTTGAGGAGGAAATCTATTTCTTCAAAAAAGCGGCTCCCCCTGGTCTGAGGCTGGGGGGAGGGCTTTTAAACATAATGAATAAATTATGTGTAGTTACTTGTCCTTCAGATAAGGCATGCCGAACATCGCTTGTTTACTGATACCGTTTTTAACGGCCTCATTTTCCCATATTTTTTTCCCTACGTTAATATACATCCAATGCCAAAGGTTGATTGAGATGAGCGGAATAGGTTTTCGGGCTATAAGTTGAGCCGCTTTTACCGGCACGGGATAACCGTCTGCCAAGGCTGCAGCAATTAAATTCAGTGCTTGATCCAGATAATAAAGCGGGGGCCGCCAGAGGCCCTTCAGCCCCCTGAAACCTGTGATCGGTTTGCCACTGAGCAGGACTTCTCCCGCTCCCAGAGCCACCCCGCCGCTCCATCGTATACCGCATTCCTGAGCAAAAAGACGACAGATCTCTAAGGCAACAGTGTTATGATGTGCTTCTGGATAACCGTTATTAACGAGAACAACGAGTCTCTGTGGGCGAGCTGTTTTCGTTGTCCGCCTATGCTGAGATATTATTTCGAAAGCCTTTGTTACGAGAAAAGGTAAGGTGTCAACATAGAGTGGAAAGGAAATAAGTAGAGTTTCCGCTTTATCCACTGCTGAACATAAAACAGATCGGGATGTTTCGCTTAATAATTTTGAAGTAAGCGTTAACGAGCTGGTGTTGCATCCATGTTTTTGCAGTTTTTTGAGCAGAGACTCACCAAGGACTTTTGATGTAGATGGACTTTTAATCTTGGGACTTCCTGTAATCAGCAGGACCCTTTGAGCGCTGGTCAATATATGTGGCGTGGTGGCTATGAGGTTTCCGGCCAACGTATCAAGCTCCTCGGACCAAGGAAGCTCTTCTCTTCTTGCAAGAAGATCGGTCAATTGAGATCGAAGTGTTTCAGAATCACTTGAGCTATTAAGAACATCAACACTGTAAGGGGACTGGGCGAAATTTACAGCATTACGTCCGATAAGCGTTTTAAAACACTTGGACAACTTCTGCGCAGGAGAAGAATGCACTCCGATTCCGACAATACGAGGGAATTTTAAATAACGTGGAGGATGATGTGTTTCACCATTGACTTTACTGAAGAAAGGAAGTGCTAGAGGTAAAAAACGGTCAATAATTTTTTTTAATTCCGAGGAGTATCCCCCGAACACGACAGGAGTAAACAAGACAATTACATCGCAGTGTAGAATTGCTTCAAGAATTTGAATACCTGCATCTCTATGAATACATTTTCCCGGTGTTTTGAGCCAGCAGTTGAAGCAGCCGATGCAGTGATGCATTTTTATCTCCCGTAAGGTGAATTTTTCCACATTCACGGTGTTGTTTTTATTTTGGTACAGTACCTCAAGCAATAGGAGAAGAATCGCATCAAGTCCTTTGTCCTCGGAGCGAGTTCCGTCTAGAATAACAATTTTTTGAACTGACATGCTTTCTCCTTTTCTCAGCTTCCGCTTATTATTCGTCCATAGGGCTTGTCCAGCATATCAACTTCCCTGATTCCATTTTCAGAGGCCTCTTTTTTCCATAGTAGACGCCCTAACTGGATAACGAGCCAAGCCCAGAGAGCAAATGGAGTAAATGGTATAGGAGACCTTGCCGTCAGTTGAACAGCTTTTTCCGGAATCGGCTTGCCTTGTGTTAGGGATAAAGCAGTTATGTTCAAAGCTCGGATGAGGTGGCGACGTGGAGGATGCCAAATCCATCCGCATGACCTGTGCCTCTTAAAGCCACTTGTAAGAGGCTGTCCTCCACAGAGTGCCTCTCCGGCACCTAGGGGTAGTCCGCCTGCCCAATGTATGCCGCACTGAGCGGCAAAGTTATAACAGATAGAGAGAGCCACGGCATTTTGGTGAGGTTCCGGGAAACCGTTATTGACGATAGCGAGAAGATTTTTTGGCTGCTTGTTCTTCACCTTTTCACGGTGAAAGTATATCACCTCAAATGCTTTTGTGAGGAGAAAGGGCAATGCGTCAATATACAGCGGAAAAACAATAAGCAGCAGGTCAGCTTTATCCATAGCTGAACACAAATCATCCTGCCCCTTCTTATGCAGCAGGTTTGCTCCAAGAGTGAGAGAGTCTACTTTCCATCCATACTTCTCCAATCTTTCAGCCAAATAAACTCCCAGCATTGAGGAGGTACTGGGACTCTTTATTTTCGGACTGCCCACAATAAGCAGAGCTTTTCGGTTTCCTCGAGATATTTTTGAGGTAGGTTTTATATTTTTTTGTAAGAGGGCGAGTTCGTTGTATCTGGGTAATCCAGGTCCCATCTTGTCTGCTTTTCTGAACAGTCTCTGAAACTGAGATGAGAGTTGTGCTGAAGAATGTATGCTGTTGACGACTTCAACAGCATAGTCCCAGTTGCCATTTGCGGCGTTTCTTCCGGCAAGAATTTTAAAACACCGAGCAAAATTATTTTGCACAGTACTGCAGACCCCAATGGTTATAAAACGAGGAAGCTTTGAATAGCGTGAGGGATGGTGCGTTTCTCCATACGCTTTTTTGAAAAAAGGAACCGTGGTCGGCAGAAGGCGATCCATAATTTTTTTCAATTCAGATGAATATCCCCCGAACACAACAGGGGTAAACAGAATGACAATGTCACTCTTCAATATCGCCTGAAGAATATCAACTCCCCTATCAGTGTGAATGCATATACCGGGGGTTCTGGTCCAGCAGTTGAAGCAACCGATGCAGTGATGGATTTTCGTCTCCCGTAAGGTGAATTTTTCCACACCCGCTATATTGTTTTCATCACGGTGCAGAACCTCAAGCAAAAGGAGAAGAATCGCATCAAGCCCCTTATCCTCGGAGCGAGTTCCGTCAAGAAGAACAACTTGTCGATTTCGCTTTATCAGTTCTCTTCCCATACAACGACACAATTTCGTCCCAGTTCTTTTACGCGGTACAGTGCCTTGTCCGCATTTTCAATCAGTTCAGTCCGATCATCGCCCTGCAATTCCGCTACACCCACACTGGCTGTTATCTTTAAAAGAGTTTGCTCTCCGTTCTCATTTTTATGAACCACCTTATGCTCATAGACAGCTTTATTGATTGCTCTTCCTATAACTCCGGCCTC contains:
- the rpoZ gene encoding DNA-directed RNA polymerase subunit omega, yielding MARITVEDCLAQVGDDNRFALVHLAVERIRQHRKGEPFLVAGKNKEVVMTLREIASGDVTFENIKELPAQRRAQEAEERGGKAEKKVEAEQE
- the dnaJ gene encoding molecular chaperone DnaJ codes for the protein MSRDYYEILNVSRDADGEVIKKAYRKLAMKYHPDRNPDDREAEDRFKEAAEAYEVLSDAQKRQVYDTYGHDGLKNTGYSGPGNASDIFSHLNDIFGDLGGMFGFGGRGRQRDPNGPVPGNDLRYDLEIGFMDAVHGIEKEVEITKPETCWTCEGSGARPGHQPQTCPTCQGRGQVIRSQGFFQVSSTCPQCRGAGQIVVEPCADCNGEGLVNKKKKVMLKIPAGVDTGARMRLSGEGEGGRRGGQAGDLYVIIHVQEHEYFLRDDRTIYLRYPVSMVKAALGCEVDVPTVNGTAKLKIKAGTQSGERLTLRGEGVVGLRGGRAGDMIVEVQVQTPTDLSKKQKELLREFDEHCDQEEEGFFSRMLHGHFKGKEKDKA
- the moaC gene encoding cyclic pyranopterin monophosphate synthase MoaC produces the protein MSQTLTHFDDAGNARMVNVGSKEETERIAVAEGRISMTPTAYAMVRAGTMKKGDVIGVARIAGIMAAKKVDSLIPLCHPLAITRADIAFSFDDEENAVGIEATVGIVGRTGVEMEALTAVSVAALTIYDMCKAVDKAMGISDIRLKKKSGGKSGDYSRQGQ
- the dksA gene encoding RNA polymerase-binding protein DksA — protein: MEKKQLQQFREQLKEMKGEIITDVEQTLTDMTSHNGNIPDPNDRATIESDREFELRLRSRERKLLDKIEMAIGRIDNGTYGICAECEEPIGIKRLQARPVATYCIDCKLDQERREKNLGK
- the galT gene encoding galactose-1-phosphate uridylyltransferase, producing the protein MPELRKDPILGRWIIIARERSKRPTDFAVDTPVTTGGFCPLCPENEKTTPSEVLVYGRDAQRPSNTSGWKLRVVPNKYPALVIEGELDKQGEGLYDRMNGIGAHEVVIESPNHADQFAFLPHEQMMLTFRAFQERIRDLSHDERFVYVMVFKNNGRAAGASLEHSHSQLVALPVMPRMLAAELEGSKSYYAYKDRCVFCDIIRQEIQQDVRLVCENERFVTLAPFAPRTPFEMWILPKNHSSSYVSQDEASLADLARIFSETLRRLDACIPGIPYNFVLHTQPLQSGPLEHYHWHFEIVPKLTNIAGFEWGTGFYINPMPPEDACRYLRQVEL
- a CDS encoding response regulator is translated as MEKKKVLLVDDEESILLLYSEEIEEEGFAVEVAHNGDQALERFKASQPDLVILDINMPGMNGIEVLRQMKAIDADLPIILSSAYPEYKEDFGAWASDEYIVKSANTDELKAAVHKYLD
- a CDS encoding GTP cyclohydrolase, FolE2/MptA family: MKDIQNLQDDRRINIRKVGVKTIPYPITVLDRQKKLQHTVATVDMYVNLPHQFKGTHMSRFVEILNRFHGKFDLQKFHLILQEMKEQLNAEAAHLEVRFPYFLDCTAEGGTGMERYECRMHGSLQECDDLVMELNVPITLPESRGRWGYAQVSVRFNEFIWLEDLISKVQQAIKVGSGQAASVESLCGQLGDTLTATSEISWFRVEVENLATGCSTFATVESA
- a CDS encoding NAD(P)-binding protein; this translates as MISRRDFLRISGMASAAALMNWQFPGFVKRAQANEAGYDAIIIGAGLGGLSCAALMARYGMRPLVIDKRNVPGGYATSFHRGDDGEFTCEVSLHGLTGNPLGLALLADLFGSSAENIKEAVLAPHAYSWSSLYSDGFSLDIPQPEAGSTPAEILGSLGGMLVSMFPDEAEGIAGYMQCWGRLLEDIAKFYGPGGGLPKDISEFPEMYHTWASMLWKKKKEKTKTLTDLFKEYKIKNPQLQAILGQSWPYYGLPPSEMPAWLCLMYTGFYHVYGNYYIKGSSQTLSNALAQSIMLPRGTYDDGTPYSGGALLLNTEVTEILFDESLGRAVGVKTKQGKAFYANAVVSNSAVPQTMGLLPESAKKSPECSDYLDMVSSYKPSTSHVNVWLGLDLSEGDDGFLESYEKLGSNTLIYPGYKHDQAYTASMKCNPEKSGFAILAYDKVGTASPSGYASITLSMLSGYTPWEKFEAVYKNMHGGSETVTGNVTIDDYYAEKSRIAESLIALAEESVLPGLSGRIKMQEISSPLTNVRYTYNNCGAIYGYDQTEDNSGLTRLGNRTPVPGLYLAGAWSNPGGGFELVILSGKEAFKCIVEDWVSAA
- a CDS encoding flavodoxin family protein; protein product: MSVQKIVILDGTRSEDKGLDAILLLLLEVLYQNKNNTVNVEKFTLREIKMHHCIGCFNCWLKTPGKCIHRDAGIQILEAILHCDVIVLFTPVVFGGYSSELKKIIDRFLPLALPFFSKVNGETHHPPRYLKFPRIVGIGVHSSPAQKLSKCFKTLIGRNAVNFAQSPYSVDVLNSSSDSETLRSQLTDLLARREELPWSEELDTLAGNLIATTPHILTSAQRVLLITGSPKIKSPSTSKVLGESLLKKLQKHGCNTSSLTLTSKLLSETSRSVLCSAVDKAETLLISFPLYVDTLPFLVTKAFEIISQHRRTTKTARPQRLVVLVNNGYPEAHHNTVALEICRLFAQECGIRWSGGVALGAGEVLLSGKPITGFRGLKGLWRPPLYYLDQALNLIAAALADGYPVPVKAAQLIARKPIPLISINLWHWMYINVGKKIWENEAVKNGISKQAMFGMPYLKDK